In Dermacentor variabilis isolate Ectoservices chromosome 1, ASM5094787v1, whole genome shotgun sequence, the genomic stretch GCACGAGTGCCAACCTCTCCAACTCAGTTTCAGGCACAAGTAGTGGCTTACCGGGAACGCAGATGATTCGATGAAAGTGGTTTGTGCTTCTACCACCAGCCGTGCCCGTATCCTCCTCCGTAACCGCCATAGCCGCCACCGTAGCCCCCGCCGTGGCCACCGCCGTGGCCGAAGTTTATGCCGTGGCCAAGGAGGCCGATGGTAATGCCATGACCACCGCCATGACCACCGCCATGACCACCACCATGACCACCACCGTAGCCGCCGCCGTATCCGCCGCCACCGTAGCCGCCGCCACCGCCCACGCGGTGCAGGAGACCCAGGccgatgccgccgccgccgcccccgAAGCCCACGCCGACCTTGAGGCCTCCGTGCGCGATCTTCAAACCATGATCATGACCGAAGCCGATGGTGAAGGA encodes the following:
- the LOC142573788 gene encoding uncharacterized protein LOC142573788; translation: MVSALSLVTATVCICVVLCDDGHGIYKKFPPASFTIGFGHDHGLKIAHGGLKVGVGFGGGGGGIGLGLLHRVGGGGGYGGGGYGGGYGGGHGGGHGGGHGGGHGITIGLLGHGINFGHGGGHGGGYGGGYGGYGGGYGHGWW